One genomic window of Bacteroidota bacterium includes the following:
- a CDS encoding ABC transporter substrate-binding protein, giving the protein MDAHRIKLIILSIGILFLFSCKNSNDKSTRLPSCKVGINLTLTGNAANWGSEVKKGLVLGFRMFNDTCKRMQIETVVEDNQMDPGKAVSITKKLLDVDQCDLIISGYTPVVKATAPIVNERGIPYLATLTSAADVTDAMPWVFRDFVREPVYMPMLARYAANLGLKKGSALVVNDDFGLDARYHFGQRFVSLGGNMDPGEVFDASDTDLRNKISSVLSSDPDFILVVGRGAAMINGIRQIREKNPDLPLFLPVSIDDDMIWNALGEAANGIIFARIDINSQHPGFLKVDSVFNETYGYNIKWMNIYGYSIACYLCRGFYENGCDPDSMRSYLETLDYSCLRGLIHMDASREVIAPLKIVRRFQGETIQVN; this is encoded by the coding sequence ATGGATGCACACCGGATTAAGTTGATTATCTTATCAATTGGTATTCTTTTTCTGTTTTCCTGTAAAAATTCTAATGATAAATCGACCCGGCTTCCCTCCTGTAAAGTTGGCATAAACCTAACTCTTACCGGTAATGCTGCAAATTGGGGTTCGGAAGTGAAGAAGGGGCTTGTGTTGGGTTTCCGGATGTTTAACGACACCTGCAAGCGAATGCAAATCGAAACCGTTGTGGAAGATAACCAGATGGATCCGGGGAAGGCGGTTAGCATTACCAAGAAACTCCTCGATGTGGACCAATGCGATCTTATCATTTCAGGATATACTCCGGTGGTTAAGGCAACTGCCCCGATAGTCAACGAGCGGGGTATTCCTTACCTCGCTACTCTTACCAGTGCTGCAGATGTAACGGATGCAATGCCATGGGTATTCCGCGATTTTGTGAGAGAACCGGTATACATGCCCATGCTGGCAAGATATGCAGCAAACCTTGGATTAAAAAAGGGAAGTGCACTGGTTGTCAACGACGATTTTGGCCTGGATGCAAGGTACCATTTCGGACAACGCTTCGTTTCGCTTGGTGGTAACATGGATCCGGGAGAAGTTTTTGATGCCTCCGATACCGATCTGAGAAACAAGATATCTTCTGTTTTGTCATCTGACCCCGATTTTATTCTGGTTGTAGGCCGGGGAGCAGCCATGATCAACGGAATCCGCCAGATCCGTGAAAAAAACCCGGATCTGCCTTTATTCCTGCCGGTATCCATCGATGATGATATGATATGGAATGCACTCGGAGAGGCGGCAAACGGGATCATTTTTGCCCGTATTGATATTAACAGCCAGCATCCCGGTTTTCTTAAAGTTGATTCTGTTTTTAACGAAACCTACGGCTATAATATTAAGTGGATGAATATTTATGGTTACAGCATAGCATGTTACCTGTGCAGGGGATTTTATGAAAATGGCTGCGATCCGGATTCCATGCGCAGTTATCTTGAAACACTTGATTATTCCTGCCTTAGAGGATTGATCCATATGGACGCTTCCAGAGAAGTAATTGCCCCCCTGAAAATCGTGCGTCGTTTCCAGGGAGAAACAATACAGGTTAATTGA
- a CDS encoding ATP-binding cassette domain-containing protein: MLKLEDIYSGYRSDNMILSGLALQLETGESLGITGRNGAGKTTLLNTVTGNIPYRTGTVQFHGTAISRHKLREAGIGVFLQGGVIFPHLNIRENIRLACPGRKYINRVEDVAGFELFGNSRYAYMKAGNLSGGERNLLALLMAVQSKPSLLLLDEPFAGISPSNARMIRDFIIDFRTKYNPSIILVEQNSEHFQGICDRIMLLKNGRLF; encoded by the coding sequence ATGCTGAAGCTTGAAGACATATATTCGGGTTATCGCAGCGACAATATGATTTTGTCGGGTCTGGCCCTGCAGCTTGAAACAGGTGAAAGCCTTGGCATTACAGGAAGAAACGGTGCCGGAAAGACAACCCTGCTGAATACCGTTACGGGTAATATACCTTACCGGACGGGAACTGTGCAGTTCCATGGGACTGCTATCAGCCGTCATAAATTACGAGAAGCAGGCATAGGCGTATTCCTGCAGGGGGGAGTTATTTTTCCTCATCTGAATATCCGCGAAAACATCCGTTTGGCATGCCCGGGGCGAAAATACATAAACAGGGTGGAAGATGTTGCCGGATTTGAGCTGTTCGGTAATTCCCGCTATGCATATATGAAAGCAGGAAATCTAAGCGGAGGGGAAAGAAACCTCCTTGCTCTCCTCATGGCTGTACAAAGTAAGCCATCCCTCTTGCTCCTTGACGAACCTTTTGCCGGTATCTCTCCTTCCAATGCCCGCATGATCCGTGATTTTATTATCGATTTCCGTACTAAATACAATCCATCCATAATCCTGGTAGAACAAAATTCTGAACACTTTCAGGGTATTTGCGACCGTATTATGCTTCTGAAAAACGGCAGGTTGTTTTAA
- a CDS encoding ATP-binding cassette domain-containing protein, which produces MQDALLIIKNLEKGFTLDKRSLSAMGEKSLVVKDVSMEIQRGMVTGLIGGNGAGKTTILNLINGLLKPESGEIWYRNKGKTAACHQLPPNRIARLGIGRLFQGTQWSPDLTVKENIMLMLLDPRLERPFYNILRYARYRDLAEELDRKINERLVTFLPYMDIKPLLPVKAEELSFAQQRQLAFVTLLISDHDLIILDEPVSGISEGDWKWMGEGIRDFVSRGRSVLLIEHNVDFIRNYVDHCYYISSGSILFSGTTEEVLNHPDVRHEYLSVC; this is translated from the coding sequence ATGCAGGATGCCTTGCTGATCATAAAAAACCTTGAAAAAGGATTCACACTTGACAAACGGTCGCTGAGCGCGATGGGGGAGAAGTCGCTGGTAGTGAAGGATGTCAGCATGGAAATACAAAGAGGAATGGTAACCGGGCTGATAGGAGGGAACGGAGCAGGAAAAACCACTATCCTGAACCTGATCAACGGCCTCCTGAAACCGGAAAGCGGAGAGATATGGTACCGGAATAAAGGAAAAACTGCGGCATGCCATCAGTTGCCTCCAAACCGGATTGCCCGGCTGGGTATAGGCCGCTTGTTCCAGGGGACTCAATGGTCGCCCGACCTTACGGTTAAGGAAAATATAATGCTGATGCTGCTGGATCCCAGACTTGAAAGGCCTTTTTATAATATCCTCCGGTATGCGAGATACAGGGATCTGGCAGAGGAGCTGGATCGGAAGATAAATGAAAGGCTCGTGACATTTCTTCCATACATGGATATCAAACCGCTTCTTCCTGTGAAAGCGGAAGAGCTGTCCTTTGCCCAGCAACGCCAGCTTGCTTTTGTTACCCTGCTGATCAGCGATCATGATCTTATTATTCTCGATGAGCCGGTTTCAGGAATAAGTGAAGGCGACTGGAAGTGGATGGGAGAAGGGATACGTGATTTTGTCAGCCGTGGCAGAAGCGTACTGCTGATAGAACATAATGTTGATTTTATCAGGAATTATGTTGACCATTGCTATTATATCTCTTCAGGAAGTATACTCTTTTCAGGAACAACCGAAGAAGTCCTCAATCACCCCGATGTCAGACATGAATACCTTTCCGTATGCTGA
- a CDS encoding branched-chain amino acid ABC transporter permease, giving the protein MMAYAFHIGIVLMVYIILVVSSHLLINVSRLISLGQAAFFGIGAYITALVAMGLGLSLIPALLAVMLVNASVAAMLAWPVMKLKGDYFILATLAFQFIVFSILYNWTAVTGGSLGVSGIPAPEILPGVVVSGLPAFFAMTLIITVIVAFLFYKLQYSYFGLLVKAQRDSEPAMKAAGRDTQSTRVYIFVISGAFIGVASYLYATYMSYIHPAGFNLEASIFILLAVFVGGTEKLRGAVMGAALIVLLPEFLRFARIPEHMAGHVNQIIFGLALIVLVIFKSKSLKPK; this is encoded by the coding sequence ATGATGGCCTATGCTTTCCATATAGGTATTGTTCTGATGGTATATATCATCCTGGTTGTTTCTTCGCATCTGCTTATCAATGTGAGCAGGCTGATCAGCCTCGGACAGGCTGCTTTCTTCGGGATAGGTGCGTATATCACTGCCCTGGTAGCGATGGGTTTAGGTCTCTCGTTGATTCCTGCCCTGCTTGCTGTTATGCTTGTTAATGCTTCAGTGGCTGCTATGCTGGCATGGCCTGTGATGAAACTGAAAGGGGATTATTTCATCCTGGCTACCCTCGCATTTCAGTTTATCGTATTCAGTATCCTGTATAACTGGACAGCAGTTACCGGTGGTTCACTTGGCGTTTCCGGTATCCCTGCTCCGGAAATATTGCCTGGTGTTGTCGTGAGCGGTTTACCGGCTTTTTTTGCGATGACTCTGATAATCACCGTTATAGTCGCTTTCCTGTTTTATAAGCTTCAATACTCGTATTTTGGACTGCTGGTCAAGGCCCAGCGCGACAGTGAGCCGGCGATGAAAGCGGCAGGCCGCGATACCCAAAGCACAAGGGTTTATATTTTTGTGATCTCAGGAGCTTTTATTGGTGTTGCATCATACCTGTATGCGACCTATATGTCATACATCCATCCGGCCGGTTTCAACCTGGAAGCTTCCATTTTCATTTTGCTGGCAGTCTTTGTCGGCGGCACCGAAAAACTCCGGGGTGCCGTCATGGGAGCAGCCCTGATCGTCTTATTGCCCGAGTTTCTTCGATTTGCCCGGATACCGGAACATATGGCCGGCCATGTGAACCAGATTATTTTCGGATTGGCGCTGATCGTTCTGGTGATTTTTAAATCCAAATCCTTAAAACCAAAATAG
- a CDS encoding branched-chain amino acid ABC transporter permease, translated as MLWDYLQNGLVNGSTITIMALGFALVYNTFRVFHIAYAGLFTLAAYTFLFLTANFHLSVAVAMILSIIPVALLSWLIDFVVYNPVSRKGNDPNLLMIASVGVFIVITNLLGLVFGNQPRIIPESLRTSWMDIRLMIFFIQTLLIIVFAIFLKSTVTGLMLRAVRDEPRLSMNLGIPAARMRSLVFILSGTLVAVAGSLQCLDVGVNPYSGLPLFISAFIAMVIGGVGRYEGAVLGGFLLGLIQSFTEYFTGSQWVVVITFVVLLVFLFIRPEGIIPEKQRGV; from the coding sequence ATGCTCTGGGATTATCTGCAAAACGGCCTTGTCAACGGAAGCACCATCACCATTATGGCTCTTGGCTTTGCATTGGTGTACAATACCTTCCGCGTTTTTCATATAGCCTATGCCGGATTGTTTACCCTGGCTGCCTATACCTTCCTGTTTTTAACCGCGAACTTTCACCTTTCTGTTGCCGTTGCCATGATTCTGAGCATTATACCGGTGGCATTACTAAGCTGGCTTATCGATTTTGTTGTATATAATCCTGTTTCCAGGAAGGGAAATGATCCCAACCTGCTGATGATTGCCTCCGTGGGTGTGTTTATTGTTATTACCAACCTGCTTGGACTGGTTTTCGGAAACCAGCCGCGGATTATTCCGGAAAGTTTGAGGACTTCCTGGATGGATATCCGTTTGATGATTTTCTTTATTCAAACATTGCTGATCATCGTCTTTGCCATTTTTCTGAAGTCAACGGTGACAGGCCTCATGCTGAGAGCTGTCAGGGATGAGCCCCGGCTGAGCATGAACCTCGGTATCCCCGCCGCCAGGATGAGGTCGCTGGTCTTTATCCTTTCGGGAACGCTTGTTGCCGTGGCCGGTTCTCTCCAATGCCTCGATGTCGGTGTTAATCCATATTCAGGACTGCCTTTGTTCATAAGCGCCTTCATCGCTATGGTCATAGGAGGAGTGGGGCGTTATGAAGGCGCTGTCCTTGGTGGCTTCCTTCTCGGTTTGATACAGTCGTTCACCGAATATTTCACAGGAAGCCAATGGGTGGTAGTGATCACCTTCGTCGTATTGCTTGTTTTTCTGTTTATCAGACCTGAGGGAATAATTCCTGAAAAACAAAGGGGGGTGTGA